GTAGATCAGAATTAGTAAATTAAGAACAAAAATAGACTAATTCTTGCAGCTAAAAGCTTTTTACAATGCGTTAATTTAAGGTGTGATAAAAATTACGTAAAAATATTCAGGCTAAAGCCGCAGCCAAATAGACAAAGAATTAATACAGCATGCAGCAAAgaacttaaataatttaatactaTACATGCGTATAAAACCCCTTCatttattgacaaaaaaaaacacatactaCAATTTACCTGATTTCCGACAAATAGCTTACGCGCAAATAGAAATCTGTGCCGTTTGAGGGCACTTTGGTGAAATGAAAGGCAAGTTGAAGTGTTGCAGACAAAAAAAACTTCACTTTGCTTGCCTTTCAGCGTTTCTGTAGGTCTTCTTTCCtttatttatctattatatTCACTTTTTTGCAGTTTAATGACATCTGCCCATTCCCGACAAGCGCTGGTGAGAACTCTTACAGCTTTTAAGcagttatacaaatatatatatatttattttttattaaacacaacaacaattttagcTGCCTTCTATAGTGctatgtaccacttattatatTCTTATCTTTTCCGAAATTTTATTCCATTAGAATTATTTCCTTTTACTTCACAGCTTCCTTTCCCAGATCAATGTCGCGgaactttcatatttattttcattctttTCAATTGATTATGCACTACacttcacttttatttttagcCACTACGTCTTGCATTTATACTCTTTCCATCGCTTCTTTGTggcaacaataaattttaattctttttataaCTATTTGAGATTTTTCTAATTTCATTAATCTGACCGCCGCAGATATAACACTTCAAAACAACACAACAATTTCCAATCAACTGAAATTCTCCTTTGATGGAATTGAATACAAAAGTGTTGCCAACTATTGCCAAGAATGTGGTGGTGTGGAATAATTAGGAAATAAAGTaaataccagagaacgtatattaaattgaatatatgATATACGCTCTCTGGCATATGTCAGGAAACCGgtgaaattaatttaagtaattaCTGTATATTATTGGTAATTagcataacttttattttattttcattccaGTATAAGAAATTGACACcgattttatatagaaagaCAAATTGTTAATAACTTTAGGGGAACaccagcagagaacgtatatcatgatATCCGAGTAACGTTGAACATACCGAGCAGTTGAGAAAAAGAATAAAACACTGAACACCACTGAACAGCTGTACATAGAAAACGCGCAAGCAAATTCTTTCAAATGGATATCATGTgttatttaaatcaataaatgAAATTCCAACGTTTTTGCAACTGAATAAAACtagcataaataatataaaaaataataacactcGAAAAATTAACttgtatttaaaacttaataaCTGGCGTGTACAGATTTTAGCTAAAGAACGTTATTTCAAACGTCTTTTAAAGGATGCTTTACAAGAAAGGATAGTGACAATTGTAtggtggcaaaaaaaaaaaatagtgggGTTGCATTGCATACATAAACGTAAAAGTAACAAAAGAGTTTCTAACACACAAATTAAAGAGTCGAGAAATGATGATGCAAAAAAGGAGCTGAATTAACgacattttttccaattttttattaaaagaaagcGATTTTTTTAATGCCGTAATACTTTGGAATTAAGTCCACTTGCAAGCAAATTCAAAAAAGGCTTCTTTAATTTGCAACGCTGTGTATAGCATGCGACTTTATATATGGCCAACTAAACATACCCAGCGCAGCGGCCTTTTCATATGTTTAGCTGAATTCGTGCAAGAAAGTTCGTTAGCAAATACTATATTGTTTTGCTGAGCATATAAATTACATAGTGCTAGTGAGTTTACTAAATAACAGCGACTTTCAAAGCAATCAAAGGACAACTACAAATCATTCTAAATAGCGGTGTTTgtatttccttaattttattaGCAAGGTATGGAAATTGTTGAATCAACGGCAGAGTGTAGTAAAAAACAAATGAACGAAACGTTAACAGCGGCGTCGATGGCAGAAAACAGCGGCAATAGTAGTTTGACTGGTAGTGCTGGTAGCAGCGCTGCAAATAGTTCTCTGGCTGTTACTACAACAGCGGAAACTagaacaaaggataacaatacaacaacaacaaatttaacaaCTTCAACTGAAAGCTCTGCTAGCAAGGATATTGATATGGACATAGAGGAAATACCATTAAAGTCCACAGCAACAACAGATTACACCAAATCCAATGAGCAATGCCAACAACAGTCTGCCAAATTGGTATCGACACATACGGCGCCAATGAATGTTAATACACCCATTATATCATTGTCAGATGGTGAAGATGCTGTGGGCTCACATCAAACAACAACTTTACAAAAAGCTAGCCGCAAACGTAGTAGTGTAGGCGCTGCTACAGCAGAAGACGACCAGTCATTCCGTTTGAAACGACGAAAAATTAAAGTGGCCGGTGCGCCTAAGATGCCCTTGACTGGTAAGTATGAGTATGCGTattagtatttaaatatatgtgccTCTAGCTAATTTATGTTGTAATCTACTATGTGaaaaacaatactttttatCGGCAGGTATGCGTTGTAGGTACACTTTAACATGGGTGATAAATATTACATACACATTCCGATTACTGTTAATATACTTATGCATAAACATTAGCATGTTGTCTAacagtatttttgtttttattcttgtTAGGTTATGTACGTTACATGAATGATCGACGCGAGATGCTGCGTAAGGAACTGCCGTCCAAAACAGCGATTGAGCACACAAAAATTATCGGTGAAGAGTGGCAAAAGATGACGGAGGACAAAAAAGCGCCATATATGAAAGCAGCTGAAATTGATAAACAACGGTGAGTGGTTAAGTAACAGGTTGGTATATTAAGTGCGCTATGTATGAAAGCGTGCAGCAACTTTATACTAGATGTCATACAGAAATTCGAATGCTTTTTAATTTACTGTCAGCATGTGCACAcacattatatttacatttgtacacAAGTAGTTTTTAAATCAATACACATATCAACGATTATCACGTACAATGAAACCTGGTGATTTTCGTGCTATATATCGTTTTTAGTAACGTACGAATGCTAATATTCGATTGTGACTTAGAGTGCTCCCGTATGgcatacatttatacacacaACTACATTCATGAAAGCACACCATTTATGTATACGTATAAATTATGTATCTACCAAGAGGCTTACCTGCATTTAAGTAAACTATttgtgcatatgcatatatttttactataagtATGTACTTTTTTCTATATCTCTTTCTGTATctatgtttgtaagtatgtaaaatTGCAAGAATATGTCAGATGTGACTGTTAACTACTGGTTAAACTAGTTTAATGGTTTTCAATTGGAAACTAGGGCATTTTCTAGTGCTGTCTAGCAGTGATTTATGAAATTGAGTTGCTAAAATAAATGGATTTGCTTATATGGGTGTTCTTTACATGCCATATAATATGCATCATTCATATATGCATACGTTTTTAATTACTATTAATCACTAATTGTGATTCATAAGAGTCGAGGCGCAACTCCGTATACACTTGATATTCACTgcaggtatatatacatatgtatgtacctataaatatatgtaaattttatatgtacatagatgttGAAAATTTGATAGAAACGTcgttacaaattaattttaaagcaattttgaccaacttttagtacaattttaagaaaaataaatatttacaataaatcaaaaattttcgcTTTCAGCTACCTCGCCGAATTGCACACTTTCCTCAAAGAACGTCCCGATGTGTTGGCATGCGAGCTGGCTAAAGATAAGCAAATACGCAAAAGCCCCGGCGAGGCTGGCAAGACGGTTTTAAAGGAGAAATCACAGTCGGTAGGCAATATTAAACCGCCAAATAAGGAAGCAAATGCCAACACAGCCGCTGGTAAAGATAAATCACGCCGTAGTTCGGAAAAGGACAATACGCCGCCAGCAACAACGTTGGATAATAAGCCTCGACGTAAGCGCACACCGACACCACCCATAGCTGGCGATACACACAGTagtcaaagcaaaaacaatacactccacactaacaacaacaataacaatcacAACTCCACATCAAGTAGTAATCATAATAGCAATTCAACCAGTACCACAACACCAACAAGCACTAATACAGCCAACTCACTCGCAGCCGCAACAGCCGTACCCGGCGAAATACCAATATTCACCAATGAATTTCTAGAACATAATAAAGTTTTCGATATGGAATTACGTACGCTACGCAAATCGAAAGCAGATTTAGAACAACAAAATGCTGTATTGGAGAAACATGTGGAGAATATGAAATTCGGTGTGGAAAAAATGACTAACGAGAATGACGAATTGGCGGAAAAGAATCGTTTACTCGAATTATATTTGGATAAATTGAAAGCAAAGTTGGCGCATGCGCTCTCCGGTTTGGCCATACCAACACAGCCAAACGGTGCCACAATGGATAATATCGAGAAATATATGACTGATCTCTATAAGATGGCGACAACAAATACACATGGACCGGCAAGCCTCAATAAAGCGAAGgatattataagaaaattagATTTACAGATTAATTTGTAACTTATGTAGTTTAAAGTCTTAGTAGGTTGTTTTAGTTGTTGCTCTATTTCCTGTAGGAAAGAGTTAGGTTAGATTATTTACTTATCgataatgtaatatttttagtcTTATTGGTAGTTAGCTATAAGAAATTATTCTATAGCAACAAATATAACTCTGATGAAAAGAATATCTTATACATTCCATTCTCTTCGAATTGAGCAAAATTCTAATATTTGGAGAGCGGAAATACTCTTTACTTTTTATGTTCTAAGTTATGGTTATAtgaattctatatatataatttttgtttttttttgttttaattttacattattttaatcttaatattttttttttagcaaagtaAGCTAtgctgaaataatatttaatgccataaatccAATAATAGATATTAGTTATAAATATAGTGGCggaaaaaccataaaaaattgtcaataataCATATCTTTAGGTTATTCAAGCGTCaagttgtaaataaataagaaaattatactGTCTGGATGGTGTCGTATAATATGACCATCAGATTttgacataaaatattttcctcgCTACATTTGTTGCTACACTACAACAAACACTAGTAGTTTTGCCAATAATGCTTTTGCTACCATTTGTAGTGAAAAATATGtactgttatttaaaaaaaaaaatatttcgtacaACCTCAAGCGCTATGTTCCTTCCAATCAAATGCAGACTCGTATTTACAGCTCCTTTgctagtaaaataattttaaaactcgcatttttaaattataaacatacaaaaaaGTTTAGCTGAGTTGTGACTTCAAAACAAGTACTGAActgctttttgtttattttgtttagttttaagCACACAAATTGTTGCAAAGAGTTACTAGAATGCTGTACATATGCAGACATctgtaaatttatacatactatatacgaAATCAAGTCAAGTTGTTAATCAAAAACGCATTTTCTTATTATGTGTAATAGCTATCAAAGTATCGATTCTTTTTCGCTTAATTAGGATGTatggttaaaataaaatataatttaatatatggattcgtaaaataaatttttgctagaaactcatatttttaaaatacatacatattaagtggattttgttaagttttgtttaaatttgaaataatgtttgttacagaaaaatttaattttacaatatttgtacataatacacatttcaaaataacaaaaattcgtATTGAAAATTCTTTAAGAACACAACTTTAGTATTTTAagctattattaaatattttttttaataataaaaaaaaaaaccttcttCTTTTGAAACATACATtagaaaattctttaaaaattattttcaaatatttaaagacATTTCCATtcacacttaattttatttatgtaaatagaattttattaatttaaacagcaatgcattttgaaaattttgttttaattaaaagtggaaataaatttttgttaccTATTGTTAACACggttttaaattaattcaaaaagcAGTAAATAAGAAGAAAACGTAAACCTCGGTTGCACCGATGCTAAAATGCGCTtcacttataaaaaatattttcatacaagaacttcattttaatcgctgttattgttgtagcggaAGAGTGCTgctgagttgacagtccttggccagaTAAAACCCGGGTCcctccggttacgtagacccgactgtcgtggcaACGgtcattttgatcgatcagtttgtatgctaCCTATatactacagtggtccgatctgaaaaatttgttcggagattataccgttgccttggacaataatctatgcaaaattttgtgaatatagcttgccaaataaaaaagttttccatacaaacacttgattgtGATCAGTCTGTTTGtaaagcagctatatgctagctatattggtccgatatcggtagtTCCGACCAAAGCGCAACTACTTTGAGAGAAAAGgctgtgtgcaaaatttcagatcgataactcaaaaacagACGGATATGCCTAAATCGGATCAGTGTGACGATCATTTATATTCATgtaggttggttgaaaagtttctgcacgCGAATTGAAACAATACTGTTTTtgatacgaaatatatttttttattccgccaataaatttactttccggaagctctgcaaaatactcaTCTACGACTCTAATAGCTTcatcattcgacgaaaaacgctttccaagAAGGAATTGCTTCacgtttctgaagaggtagtagtcgctgggagccaaatcaggtgaatacggtggatgttcaagcaattcgtactttaatgcgttgaattttgtcattgttaagaCACCTTTGGCAGCAGCTGCATCGTCTTGCTAAAAAATGATATTTGTGTTGCAAACCTGGTTTtttattcacaaattttttcatccagctgattcaaaaggctgcaataatattcagagttgattgttttacatttctgcagataatcaatcaacaaaactcGTTTTGCTTCCCAAAAATCttatgccataaccttctttgctgatcgttttgacttcacctgctttggagctgaacaatcAGCTTCAGTCCATTGTAAATGTTcgtgtttcaatttaggatcatgggcATAGagccaagtc
The sequence above is drawn from the Bactrocera oleae isolate idBacOlea1 chromosome 5, idBacOlea1, whole genome shotgun sequence genome and encodes:
- the Hmg-2 gene encoding high mobility group protein 20A, which encodes MEIVESTAECSKKQMNETLTAASMAENSGNSSLTGSAGSSAANSSLAVTTTAETRTKDNNTTTTNLTTSTESSASKDIDMDIEEIPLKSTATTDYTKSNEQCQQQSAKLVSTHTAPMNVNTPIISLSDGEDAVGSHQTTTLQKASRKRSSVGAATAEDDQSFRLKRRKIKVAGAPKMPLTGYVRYMNDRREMLRKELPSKTAIEHTKIIGEEWQKMTEDKKAPYMKAAEIDKQRYLAELHTFLKERPDVLACELAKDKQIRKSPGEAGKTVLKEKSQSVGNIKPPNKEANANTAAGKDKSRRSSEKDNTPPATTLDNKPRRKRTPTPPIAGDTHSSQSKNNTLHTNNNNNNHNSTSSSNHNSNSTSTTTPTSTNTANSLAAATAVPGEIPIFTNEFLEHNKVFDMELRTLRKSKADLEQQNAVLEKHVENMKFGVEKMTNENDELAEKNRLLELYLDKLKAKLAHALSGLAIPTQPNGATMDNIEKYMTDLYKMATTNTHGPASLNKAKDIIRKLDLQINL